The proteins below come from a single Fusobacterium nucleatum genomic window:
- a CDS encoding V-type ATP synthase subunit B: MLKEYKSVQEVVGPLMIVEGVEGIKYEELVEIQTQTGEKRRGRVLEIDGDRAMIQLFEGSAGINLKDTTVRFLGKPLELGVSEDMIGRIFDGLGNPIDKGPKIIPEKRVDINGSPINPVSRDYPSEFIQTGISTIDGLNTLVRGQKLPIFSGSGLPHNNVAAQIARQAKVLGDDAKFAVVFAAMGITFEEAQFFIDDFTKTGAIDRAVLFINLANDPAIERISTPRMALTCAEYLAFEKGMHVLVILTDLTNYAEALREVSAARKEVPGRRGYPGYLYTDLSQIYERAGKIKGKPGSITQIPILTMPEDDITHPIPDLTGYITEGQIILSRELYKSGIQPPIFVIPSLSRLKDKGIGKGKTREDHADTMNQIYAGYASGREARELAVILGDSALSDADKAFAKFAENFDKEYVNQGYETNRSIEETLDLGWKLLKVIPRTELKRIRVEYLDKYLADKD; encoded by the coding sequence ATGCTTAAAGAATATAAATCAGTACAAGAAGTAGTAGGACCTTTGATGATAGTTGAAGGGGTAGAAGGAATTAAATATGAAGAACTTGTGGAAATTCAAACTCAAACAGGAGAAAAAAGGCGTGGGCGTGTTCTTGAAATAGATGGAGATAGAGCAATGATACAACTTTTTGAAGGCTCTGCTGGAATAAATCTTAAAGATACAACTGTTAGATTTTTAGGAAAGCCACTTGAATTAGGAGTTTCAGAAGATATGATAGGTCGTATTTTTGATGGATTAGGAAATCCTATTGATAAGGGACCAAAAATTATTCCTGAAAAAAGAGTGGATATAAATGGTTCTCCAATAAATCCTGTTTCAAGGGATTATCCATCAGAATTTATACAAACAGGAATTTCAACTATTGATGGACTTAATACCTTAGTTAGAGGACAAAAATTACCAATTTTCTCTGGTTCAGGACTTCCACATAATAATGTTGCTGCACAGATAGCAAGACAAGCTAAGGTGCTTGGAGATGATGCAAAGTTTGCTGTTGTATTTGCTGCAATGGGAATTACTTTTGAAGAAGCACAATTTTTTATAGATGATTTTACAAAAACAGGAGCTATTGATAGAGCAGTTCTATTTATAAACCTTGCCAATGACCCTGCTATTGAAAGAATTTCAACTCCAAGAATGGCACTTACTTGTGCAGAATATCTTGCTTTTGAAAAAGGAATGCATGTTTTAGTTATCTTGACAGATTTAACTAATTATGCAGAAGCTCTTCGTGAAGTTTCAGCAGCTAGAAAGGAAGTTCCAGGAAGAAGAGGATATCCAGGATATCTATATACTGACCTTTCGCAAATTTATGAAAGAGCAGGAAAAATAAAAGGAAAACCTGGTTCTATTACTCAAATTCCAATTTTAACTATGCCAGAAGATGATATAACTCACCCAATTCCTGACCTTACAGGATATATAACAGAAGGGCAAATAATCCTTTCAAGAGAATTATATAAGAGTGGTATTCAACCACCTATCTTTGTAATCCCATCTCTATCAAGATTGAAAGATAAAGGAATAGGGAAAGGAAAAACAAGAGAAGACCATGCAGATACGATGAACCAAATTTATGCAGGTTATGCTTCTGGAAGAGAAGCAAGAGAACTTGCAGTAATTCTTGGAGATTCAGCTTTATCTGATGCAGATAAAGCCTTTGCAAAGTTTGCAGAAAATTTTGATAAGGAATATGTAAATCAAGGCTATGAAACGAATAGAAGTATAGAAGAAACCTTGGATTTAGGTTGGAAACTTTTAAAAGTTATCCCTCGTACTGAATTGAAGAGAATAAGAGTTGAATACTTAGATAAATATTTAGCAGATAAAGACTAG
- a CDS encoding V-type ATP synthase subunit E, whose amino-acid sequence MSNLDNLVAEILQQAQKEANRILTKTKAENLEFTEKEDKKIQREVDIIEQKSKEEAVSLKERILSNANLKSRDMILQAKEELVDKVLEKALERLKNIDKDSYLDFVENTLKSLNVSKNTEIILTKKMKDILGDEIFGYKVSDDVVESGCSIKDGNLIYNNEFSNLLEFNKEDLEKEILKKIFG is encoded by the coding sequence ATGTCCAATTTAGATAATCTTGTTGCAGAAATATTGCAACAGGCACAAAAAGAAGCAAACAGAATATTAACAAAAACAAAGGCTGAAAATCTTGAGTTTACTGAAAAAGAAGATAAGAAAATTCAAAGAGAAGTTGATATTATAGAACAAAAATCAAAAGAGGAAGCTGTATCTCTAAAAGAAAGAATTTTATCTAATGCTAATTTAAAATCAAGAGATATGATACTTCAAGCAAAAGAAGAATTGGTTGATAAGGTATTAGAAAAAGCCTTAGAAAGACTTAAAAATATTGATAAGGATAGTTATTTAGATTTTGTTGAGAACACTTTAAAAAGTTTAAATGTGTCTAAAAATACAGAAATAATACTAACTAAAAAAATGAAAGATATACTTGGAGATGAAATATTCGGTTATAAAGTTTCAGATGATGTTGTTGAGTCAGGTTGTAGTATAAAAGATGGTAATCTTATATATAATAATGAATTTTCAAATCTTTTAGAATTTAATAAGGAAGATTTAGAAAAAGAAATTTTAAAGAAAATTTTTGGATAG
- a CDS encoding V-type ATP synthase subunit F, whose translation MYKIAVIGDKDSVLAFKILGVDVFITLDAQEARKTIDRIAKENYGIIFVTEQLAKDIPETVKRYNSEVIPAIILIPSNKGSLNIGLANIDKNVEKAIGSNIL comes from the coding sequence ATGTATAAGATAGCTGTAATAGGAGATAAGGATTCTGTCTTAGCTTTTAAGATTCTTGGTGTAGATGTCTTTATAACATTAGATGCACAAGAGGCAAGAAAAACTATTGATAGAATAGCAAAAGAAAATTATGGAATTATCTTTGTTACAGAGCAACTTGCAAAAGATATTCCAGAAACTGTAAAAAGATATAATAGTGAGGTTATTCCTGCTATTATATTGATACCAAGCAATAAAGGAAGTTTAAATATAGGCTTGGCAAATATAGATAAAAATGTAGAAAAAGCTATTGGTTCAAATATATTGTAG
- a CDS encoding V-type ATP synthase subunit C, producing MDRELFIQPSVRIRNLEKKLLTKSQFERLYEADDLQDSIRHLNETVYSEDLAKIDRPENFEVALSNSLNKTYNEALSLCPVKELVDVLTYRFAFHNIKVAVKEKILQEDFEHIYSKVHYEDLDNLRKQFETEKGEKGTWYEDTVIQAYKTFEETKDPEKIEFFIDKRYFEKVLEISKKFELDLVEEYFRAMIDFVNIRTFIRCKRQEQDISVLKEALIQGGYIDIDDISSYFYKEIQDLVNAHKNSKIGKSLFLGLKGYNETGRLLLFEKYMENYLTNLLKERVKRMPYGPEIIFAYVHAKEIEIKNLRIALVGRANGLSPDFIKERLRETYV from the coding sequence ATGGATAGAGAATTATTTATTCAGCCAAGTGTTAGAATAAGAAATCTTGAAAAAAAACTCTTAACAAAAAGTCAATTTGAAAGATTATATGAAGCAGATGATTTACAAGATTCAATAAGACACTTAAATGAAACTGTATATTCAGAAGATTTAGCAAAAATAGACAGGCCAGAAAATTTTGAAGTAGCTCTTTCAAATTCTTTAAATAAAACTTATAATGAGGCTTTATCTCTTTGTCCAGTTAAAGAGCTTGTAGATGTTTTAACTTATAGGTTTGCCTTTCACAATATAAAGGTTGCAGTTAAAGAAAAAATTTTACAAGAAGATTTTGAACATATTTATTCAAAAGTTCATTATGAGGACTTAGATAATCTAAGAAAACAGTTTGAAACAGAAAAAGGGGAAAAAGGTACTTGGTATGAAGATACTGTTATTCAAGCATATAAGACTTTTGAAGAAACAAAAGACCCAGAAAAAATAGAATTTTTTATAGATAAAAGATATTTTGAAAAAGTTTTAGAAATTTCTAAAAAGTTTGAGCTTGATTTAGTTGAAGAATATTTCAGAGCTATGATAGATTTTGTAAATATCAGAACCTTTATTCGTTGTAAAAGACAAGAACAAGATATAAGTGTTTTGAAAGAAGCATTGATTCAAGGTGGATATATAGATATAGATGATATTTCAAGTTATTTCTATAAGGAAATACAAGATTTGGTAAATGCTCATAAAAATTCTAAAATAGGAAAGAGTTTATTTCTAGGATTAAAAGGTTACAATGAAACTGGAAGATTATTGTTATTTGAAAAATATATGGAAAATTATTTAACTAATCTTTTAAAAGAAAGAGTAAAAAGAATGCCTTATGGACCAGAGATTATTTTTGCCTATGTACATGCAAAAGAAATTGAAATTAAAAATTTGAGAATAGCTTTGGTTGGTAGAGCTAATGGGCTTTCACCAGATTTCATAAAAGAAAGGTTGCGTGAAACTTATGTATAA
- a CDS encoding V-type ATP synthase subunit K, with product MENIMTIFQQYGGVVFGILGAALAVLLSGIGSARGVGIAGQAAAGLVIDEPEKFGKAMVLQLLPGTQGLYGFVIGLFIMFRLTPEMTIAEGLYLLMAGLPVGFVGLRSALYQGQVAVAGINILAKNEPHQTKGIILAVMVETYAILAFAMSFLLLNQVQF from the coding sequence ATGGAAAATATAATGACAATATTTCAACAATATGGTGGAGTAGTATTTGGGATTTTAGGGGCAGCACTTGCAGTTTTATTATCTGGTATTGGTTCAGCAAGAGGTGTTGGAATTGCAGGGCAGGCAGCAGCAGGTTTAGTTATAGATGAACCTGAAAAATTTGGTAAGGCTATGGTACTTCAACTTTTACCAGGAACACAAGGACTTTATGGTTTTGTAATTGGACTTTTTATAATGTTTAGACTTACACCTGAAATGACAATAGCAGAAGGTTTATATTTATTAATGGCAGGGCTTCCAGTTGGTTTTGTTGGATTGAGATCAGCTCTATATCAAGGACAAGTTGCAGTAGCAGGTATTAATATTCTAGCTAAAAATGAACCTCATCAAACAAAAGGGATAATACTTGCAGTAATGGTTGAAACTTATGCAATTTTAGCATTTGCTATGTCTTTCCTATTACTAAATCAAGTACAATTTTAA
- a CDS encoding V-type ATP synthase subunit A — translation MKEGRIIKVSGPLVVAEGMEEANVYDVVEVSDNKLIGEIIEMRGDKASIQVYEETTGIGPGDVVVTTGSPLSIELGPGMLEQMFDGIQRPLLKIQEAVGDFLLKGVSVPALDREKKWQFTPTMQVGDEVEPGKVIGTVQETEIVLHKIMVPNGVYGKIIDIKEGEFAVDKTICLIETENGVRELNMIQKWPVRKGRPYLRKLNPVKPLITGQRIIDTFFAVTKGGTAAIPGPFGSGKTVIQHQLAKWADAEVVVYVGCGERGNEMTDVLMEFPEIIDPKTGQSLMKRTVLIANTSNMPVAAREASIYTGITIAEYFRDMGYSVALMADSTSRWAEALREMSGRLEEMPGDEGYPAYLASRIAEFYERAGLVECLGNGKEGALTVIGAVSPPGGDISEPVSQSTLRIAKVFWGLDYALSYRRHFPAINWLNSYSLYQAKMDKYKEEEIDKDFPKFRIEAMALLQEEAKLQEIVRLVGRDSLSEFDQLKLEITKSLREDFLQQNAFHEVDTYCSLPKQFKMLKLILSFYDEAQRGLKEGAYLNEILVLPAREKITRAKNISEKELDSFDKIEEEIKEAVSKLIAEGGKPNA, via the coding sequence TTGAAAGAAGGTAGAATTATTAAAGTTTCAGGTCCCTTAGTTGTAGCTGAGGGAATGGAAGAAGCTAATGTATATGATGTTGTAGAAGTTTCAGATAATAAGCTCATTGGTGAAATCATAGAAATGAGAGGAGATAAAGCCTCTATACAAGTATATGAAGAAACAACAGGGATAGGACCAGGAGATGTTGTTGTTACAACTGGAAGTCCACTATCCATTGAGCTTGGACCTGGTATGTTAGAACAAATGTTTGATGGTATACAAAGACCTCTTTTGAAAATTCAAGAAGCAGTTGGAGATTTTTTATTAAAGGGAGTTAGTGTACCAGCACTTGATAGAGAAAAGAAATGGCAATTTACACCAACTATGCAAGTTGGAGATGAAGTAGAGCCTGGAAAAGTTATAGGAACTGTACAAGAAACAGAAATTGTTTTACATAAAATAATGGTTCCTAATGGAGTCTATGGAAAAATAATAGATATTAAAGAAGGAGAATTTGCAGTAGATAAAACTATTTGCTTGATAGAAACAGAAAATGGTGTGAGAGAATTAAATATGATACAAAAATGGCCTGTCAGAAAAGGTAGACCATATTTGAGAAAACTTAATCCTGTAAAACCTTTAATAACAGGACAAAGAATTATAGATACTTTCTTTGCTGTTACTAAGGGAGGAACTGCTGCAATTCCTGGACCATTTGGTTCTGGTAAAACTGTAATACAACATCAACTTGCTAAATGGGCAGATGCAGAAGTAGTTGTTTATGTTGGTTGTGGAGAACGTGGAAATGAAATGACAGATGTACTTATGGAATTTCCAGAAATTATTGACCCTAAGACAGGACAATCTTTAATGAAAAGAACAGTTCTTATAGCTAATACTTCTAATATGCCAGTTGCTGCTCGTGAGGCATCAATTTATACTGGTATAACTATTGCAGAATATTTTAGGGATATGGGGTATTCAGTAGCACTTATGGCAGATTCAACAAGTCGTTGGGCAGAAGCACTTCGTGAAATGTCAGGACGTTTGGAAGAAATGCCTGGTGATGAAGGATATCCAGCATATTTGGCAAGTAGAATAGCCGAATTTTATGAAAGAGCCGGACTTGTTGAATGTTTGGGTAATGGAAAAGAAGGAGCATTAACTGTAATTGGAGCAGTATCTCCTCCTGGTGGAGATATTTCAGAGCCAGTTTCTCAATCAACATTGAGAATTGCGAAAGTGTTCTGGGGACTTGATTATGCTCTATCGTATAGAAGACACTTTCCAGCTATAAACTGGTTAAATTCTTATTCACTTTATCAAGCAAAGATGGATAAATATAAGGAAGAAGAAATTGATAAAGATTTTCCAAAGTTTAGAATAGAAGCTATGGCACTTTTACAAGAAGAAGCTAAATTACAAGAAATTGTAAGACTTGTTGGTAGAGATTCACTTTCTGAATTTGACCAATTAAAATTAGAAATTACAAAATCTCTTCGTGAAGACTTTTTACAACAAAATGCCTTTCATGAAGTAGATACTTATTGCTCTTTGCCAAAACAATTTAAAATGTTAAAATTAATTTTATCATTCTATGATGAAGCTCAAAGAGGGTTAAAAGAAGGAGCTTATTTGAATGAAATTTTAGTTCTTCCAGCTCGTGAAAAGATAACAAGAGCAAAAAATATAAGTGAAAAAGAGCTAGATAGTTTTGATAAAATAGAAGAAGAAATAAAAGAAGCAGTGTCAAAATTAATAGCAGAAGGAGGTAAACCTAATGCTTAA